From Meiothermus sp., a single genomic window includes:
- a CDS encoding ABC transporter substrate-binding protein — MKKWLVGALALTLTVGGLAVAQGVTIRVAGDSTAVGEGGRWMKAKSEEWAQKTGNKIEYIDSPADTNDRLALYQQYWAARSADVDVYMIDVIWPGIVAPHAADLKQFFTEAELSQFFPRIVENNTIRGKLTSIPFFTDAGLLYYRTDLLQKYGFQRPPQTWTELDQMATKIQAGERQAGNRDFWGFVWQGKAYEGLTCDALEWIFSMGGGRIIEPDGRISINNPQAIAALNMVRSWVGRISPPGVTSYAEEEARNAFQSGNAAFMRNWPYAYSLGQTEGSAVRGKIGVTVLPRGAGSGGRNAATLGGWQLMVSTYSKNQKVAADLVKYLTSVEIQKDNAISLSRLPTRPALYNDAQVLAKNAFFKDLLPVFQNAVGRPSGVAGARYNQVSEAFWTGVHEAITGRKPAAQAVRDIEAALRRILR; from the coding sequence ATGAAGAAATGGCTTGTGGGTGCATTAGCTCTGACCCTTACGGTGGGGGGGCTGGCCGTTGCCCAGGGAGTAACAATTCGCGTTGCGGGCGACTCGACCGCTGTGGGTGAGGGTGGTCGCTGGATGAAGGCCAAGTCCGAGGAGTGGGCCCAGAAAACCGGCAACAAAATCGAGTACATCGACTCGCCTGCCGACACCAACGACCGTCTGGCCCTGTACCAGCAATACTGGGCAGCCCGCAGTGCCGACGTCGATGTATACATGATTGACGTGATCTGGCCGGGGATTGTGGCGCCTCACGCTGCCGACCTCAAGCAGTTCTTTACCGAAGCCGAGCTAAGCCAGTTCTTCCCCCGCATTGTGGAAAACAACACCATCCGGGGCAAGCTGACCTCGATTCCCTTCTTCACCGATGCGGGTCTGCTTTACTACCGCACCGACTTGTTGCAGAAATACGGCTTCCAGCGTCCGCCCCAGACCTGGACCGAGCTCGATCAGATGGCCACCAAGATTCAAGCAGGTGAGCGCCAGGCGGGCAACCGCGACTTCTGGGGCTTTGTCTGGCAGGGCAAAGCCTACGAGGGCCTGACCTGCGATGCCCTCGAGTGGATTTTCTCCATGGGCGGGGGTCGCATCATCGAGCCCGATGGACGTATCAGCATCAACAACCCCCAGGCCATTGCTGCGCTCAACATGGTGCGCAGTTGGGTAGGCCGTATCTCGCCTCCAGGGGTGACCAGCTACGCTGAAGAGGAAGCCCGCAACGCCTTCCAGTCGGGCAATGCCGCTTTTATGCGCAACTGGCCGTATGCTTACAGCCTGGGTCAGACGGAAGGCAGCGCTGTGCGGGGCAAAATTGGCGTGACCGTACTGCCCCGTGGCGCGGGCTCGGGGGGGCGCAATGCCGCTACCCTGGGGGGCTGGCAGTTGATGGTTTCCACCTACTCCAAAAACCAGAAGGTGGCTGCCGATTTGGTCAAATACCTGACCAGCGTGGAGATTCAGAAAGATAATGCCATCAGCTTGTCGCGTTTGCCCACCCGCCCGGCCCTCTACAATGATGCGCAGGTACTGGCCAAGAACGCCTTCTTCAAAGACCTGCTGCCGGTCTTCCAGAACGCCGTGGGTCGTCCTTCAGGTGTGGCTGGTGCTCGCTACAACCAGGTCTCCGAAGCCTTCTGGACCGGCGTACACGAAGCTATCACCGGACGGAAGCCTGCTGCCCAAGCCGTGCGGGACATAGAAGCTGCTCTCCGGCGCATTCTGCGCTAG
- a CDS encoding carboxypeptidase M32 — MTAQEAYQWLLEHSRESAYLESFAKLAAWDQAAYTPRKGHPHRARMQAALAKLLHQRATDPRIGERLAILEGSSWLQPASVEAVNVREWRRAFDRATRIPERLAVELAQATSEGEALWEEARPKNDWEGFRPILKRIFVLTRELADALGYKEEPYDALLDQYEPGATAAQLEPIFKQVGEASVALLRRIQGSGRRPDTAILRRHFPIPAQEAFGKEVIVRLGFDLEAGRLDVVAHPFMQGIGPGDVRLTTRYYPDYFNAGFFSIVHEMGHGLYGQGLLPEHFGTPMGSEISLGIHESQSRTWENLVGRSLGFWRYFWPRALHYFEALRDVRLEDFHFAINAVEPSLIRVEADEVTYNLHILIRFELELALLRGELDLEDAPEAWDAKYQQYLGVRPPQIGDGLMQDVHWSAGLIGYFPTYTLGNLYGAQLFAQAQKDLGPLEAQFERGEFAPLLNWTREKIHHQGSRYWPRELLRQVTGQDLNPAYLTQYLQSKFSALYGL; from the coding sequence ATGACCGCCCAAGAAGCGTACCAGTGGCTTTTGGAGCATAGCCGGGAGAGTGCTTACCTCGAGTCCTTCGCCAAGCTGGCCGCCTGGGATCAGGCCGCCTACACCCCCAGGAAGGGCCACCCGCACCGGGCCCGGATGCAGGCTGCGCTGGCCAAGCTGCTGCACCAGCGGGCCACCGACCCCCGAATAGGGGAGAGGCTGGCCATCCTCGAGGGCTCGAGCTGGCTTCAGCCCGCCTCGGTGGAGGCGGTCAACGTGCGGGAGTGGCGGCGGGCTTTCGACCGCGCCACCCGCATCCCCGAGCGGCTGGCGGTGGAGCTGGCCCAGGCCACCAGCGAGGGCGAGGCCCTCTGGGAAGAGGCACGCCCCAAGAACGACTGGGAGGGTTTCCGGCCCATTCTGAAGCGGATTTTTGTCCTGACCCGTGAACTCGCCGATGCGCTGGGCTACAAAGAGGAGCCCTACGACGCATTGCTCGACCAGTACGAGCCGGGGGCCACCGCCGCCCAGCTCGAGCCCATCTTCAAGCAGGTGGGCGAGGCCAGCGTGGCCCTTCTAAGGCGCATTCAGGGCAGCGGTCGTCGCCCCGATACCGCCATCCTCCGCCGCCACTTCCCCATCCCCGCCCAGGAGGCCTTCGGCAAGGAGGTGATCGTCCGGCTGGGGTTTGACCTCGAGGCCGGCCGGCTGGATGTGGTGGCCCACCCCTTTATGCAGGGCATCGGCCCCGGGGATGTGCGCCTCACCACCCGCTACTACCCGGACTACTTCAACGCGGGCTTCTTCAGCATCGTGCACGAGATGGGGCACGGCCTCTACGGGCAGGGGCTGTTGCCCGAACACTTCGGTACCCCCATGGGGAGCGAAATCTCGCTGGGCATCCACGAGTCGCAAAGCCGCACCTGGGAGAACCTGGTGGGCCGCAGCCTGGGCTTCTGGCGCTACTTCTGGCCCCGGGCCCTGCACTACTTCGAGGCCCTGCGGGATGTGCGGCTGGAGGACTTCCACTTTGCCATCAACGCCGTCGAGCCCAGCCTAATCCGGGTGGAGGCCGACGAGGTGACCTACAACCTGCACATCCTGATCCGCTTTGAGCTCGAGCTGGCCCTGCTGCGCGGCGAGCTAGACCTAGAAGACGCGCCCGAGGCCTGGGACGCCAAGTACCAGCAGTACCTGGGGGTTCGCCCGCCCCAGATAGGGGATGGGCTGATGCAGGACGTGCACTGGTCGGCGGGCCTGATTGGCTACTTCCCCACCTATACCCTGGGCAACCTCTACGGGGCGCAGTTGTTTGCACAAGCCCAAAAAGACCTGGGACCCTTGGAGGCCCAGTTTGAGCGGGGGGAGTTTGCCCCTTTGCTAAACTGGACCCGCGAAAAAATTCACCACCAAGGCAGCCGCTACTGGCCCCGCGAGCTCCTTCGGCAGGTGACCGGCCAAGACCTCAACCCGGCCTACCTGACCCAGTACCTGCAGAGTAAATTCAGTGCGCTTTATGGCCTCTAG
- a CDS encoding response regulator transcription factor — protein sequence MRILLVEDEAGLAGPLIVLLRRERYEVEWIDNTAQAQKLVDEHEPDLIALDVMLPEGDDAGFRLAQRLRQGGFGGAILFLTARDAVEDRVLGLDLGGDDYLVKPFSLEEFLARVRALLRRGGTTRQTVLERGPLRVEFASRKVYWNQRLVSLSDKEFALLERLALHPERVFEVDELLEKIFPNTESGHRILRVYVHRLREKLGENVIATLPGGYILGV from the coding sequence ATGCGGATTTTACTGGTAGAGGACGAAGCCGGTCTGGCAGGGCCCCTGATAGTCCTGCTGCGACGCGAACGCTACGAGGTGGAATGGATCGATAACACCGCCCAAGCCCAGAAGCTGGTAGACGAGCACGAGCCCGACCTCATTGCCCTGGATGTGATGCTCCCAGAGGGGGACGATGCGGGGTTTCGTCTGGCCCAGCGGCTCCGCCAGGGGGGGTTTGGCGGGGCCATTTTGTTTCTTACCGCCCGCGATGCGGTAGAAGACCGGGTTTTGGGGCTGGATTTGGGGGGCGACGACTACCTGGTCAAGCCCTTTTCCCTCGAGGAATTCTTGGCGCGGGTGCGGGCCCTGCTGCGGCGGGGGGGTACTACCCGCCAGACGGTACTCGAGCGCGGCCCCCTGCGGGTAGAGTTTGCCAGCCGCAAGGTGTACTGGAACCAGCGGCTGGTTTCACTCTCCGATAAGGAGTTTGCCCTGCTGGAGCGCCTGGCTTTGCACCCCGAGCGGGTCTTTGAGGTGGACGAGCTGCTGGAGAAGATCTTTCCCAACACCGAGTCGGGCCACCGGATTCTGCGGGTATATGTACATCGTTTGCGGGAGAAGTTGGGGGAGAATGTAATTGCCACCCTGCCGGGGGGCTATATTCTGGGAGTCTGA
- a CDS encoding glycoside hydrolase family 31 protein, with the protein MNELLDWDIPFDRLEGLALAEVQVQAVEKEGVRAWRLLFTQRPRDRAKAGPAVQGAVGLPVEETQGVYRAEGLPPLELREGRVRLGGLELTLWGLPHREALPLLQLLSDGVPYPLLALRFALGAAHYYGLGERTGGLSRRGRRFWNFTMDQPPRPGYDPLYQASPFLLRLEEGRALGLLLDESHPSLFDLGQAHPAEGRIAVAGPHLDLYLWEGSPLEVVRGLTLLTGRPAMPPLWALGYHQCRYSYADSQAVREVVAQFKAHDLPLEAVWLDIHYMEGYKVFTLSPHRFPHFRALSDELAQEGVRLVPIVDPGVKVEEGYRVFEEGKRRRVFILDDRDELLVGGVWPRRAVWPDFSREEARAFWAEEVRHFAEENGFAGIWNDMNEPAVLELGGSEPPDKALPLTARQGDKSHLEARNLYALGMAEATHRGLAALGRRPFILTRSGFPGIQRYAFVWTGDNESRFEDMALSVSMLLSLGLSGVPFAGTDVGGFGLDAEPELLLRWTWLGALYPFFRNHSALGTRRQEPYAFGEPWTSWMREALRFRYRLLPYLYSLAREAHEEGLALWRPLFLHWPEEAGARRDDEFLLGEALLAAPVLWQGARAREVYLPPGSWQDFWGDALWEGPRRLGVEAPLERLPLFQRAGTALPLTEPHAPTRSARWAHLEFRVALGREIRGRVFEDEGEGGGPGAWSELLGSFDGRRLELRFLDRSSHPREAVFAEVRGVAPPARGVGLAYRDGVLRLDLRSGEAWAEWDG; encoded by the coding sequence TTGAACGAGCTCTTGGACTGGGACATTCCTTTTGACCGACTGGAGGGCCTGGCCCTGGCGGAGGTGCAGGTACAGGCGGTGGAGAAAGAGGGGGTACGGGCCTGGCGGCTCCTTTTCACCCAAAGGCCGCGCGACCGGGCCAAGGCCGGGCCGGCGGTGCAGGGGGCGGTAGGGCTGCCCGTAGAGGAGACCCAAGGGGTCTATCGGGCCGAGGGGCTCCCGCCGCTGGAGCTTAGAGAGGGGAGGGTGCGCTTGGGGGGCCTCGAGCTCACCCTCTGGGGCCTTCCCCACCGCGAGGCCCTCCCCCTCTTGCAGCTTCTTTCCGACGGGGTGCCCTACCCGCTTTTAGCACTGCGCTTTGCCCTAGGGGCGGCCCATTACTACGGCTTGGGGGAGCGAACCGGGGGGCTTTCGCGGCGGGGCCGGCGCTTTTGGAACTTCACCATGGACCAGCCCCCCCGCCCCGGCTACGACCCGCTCTACCAGGCCAGCCCCTTTCTGCTGCGGCTGGAGGAGGGGCGGGCCTTGGGCCTTCTCCTGGACGAGAGCCACCCGAGCCTCTTTGATCTGGGCCAGGCTCACCCCGCCGAGGGCCGTATCGCCGTGGCGGGGCCGCACCTCGACCTCTACCTTTGGGAGGGAAGCCCCTTGGAGGTGGTGCGGGGCCTGACCCTCCTCACCGGCCGGCCCGCCATGCCCCCCTTATGGGCCCTGGGCTACCACCAGTGCCGGTATAGCTACGCCGACAGCCAGGCGGTGCGGGAGGTGGTGGCCCAGTTCAAGGCCCACGACCTGCCCCTGGAGGCGGTCTGGCTGGACATCCACTACATGGAGGGGTACAAGGTCTTCACCCTAAGCCCGCACCGCTTCCCCCACTTCCGGGCCCTCTCGGACGAGCTAGCCCAGGAGGGCGTGCGCCTGGTGCCCATCGTGGATCCGGGGGTGAAGGTGGAGGAGGGCTACCGGGTCTTTGAAGAAGGGAAGCGGCGGAGGGTTTTCATCCTGGACGACCGGGACGAGCTTCTGGTGGGTGGGGTCTGGCCGAGGCGGGCGGTCTGGCCCGACTTTAGCCGGGAGGAGGCCCGGGCCTTCTGGGCCGAGGAGGTGCGCCACTTTGCCGAGGAAAACGGCTTTGCCGGCATCTGGAACGACATGAACGAGCCGGCGGTGCTGGAGCTTGGGGGTTCCGAGCCCCCCGACAAGGCCCTGCCCCTCACCGCCCGCCAAGGGGATAAGAGCCACCTCGAGGCCCGCAACCTCTACGCCCTGGGCATGGCCGAGGCCACCCACCGGGGCCTGGCCGCCTTGGGGCGGCGCCCGTTTATCCTCACACGCAGCGGCTTCCCCGGCATCCAGCGCTACGCCTTCGTCTGGACGGGGGACAACGAAAGCCGCTTTGAGGATATGGCCCTCTCGGTTTCCATGCTCCTCTCGCTGGGGCTCTCGGGGGTGCCCTTCGCCGGGACAGATGTGGGCGGCTTTGGCCTGGACGCCGAGCCCGAACTCCTTCTGCGCTGGACCTGGCTTGGGGCGCTCTACCCTTTTTTCCGCAACCACAGCGCCCTGGGCACCCGCCGCCAGGAGCCCTACGCCTTCGGCGAGCCCTGGACCTCCTGGATGCGCGAGGCCCTGCGCTTCCGCTACCGGCTCCTTCCTTACCTTTACTCCCTGGCCCGGGAGGCCCACGAGGAGGGCCTGGCCCTTTGGCGGCCGCTTTTCCTACACTGGCCAGAGGAGGCAGGAGCCCGGCGCGACGACGAGTTCCTGCTGGGGGAGGCCCTGCTGGCGGCCCCGGTGCTATGGCAGGGGGCCCGTGCGCGCGAAGTCTACCTGCCGCCGGGAAGCTGGCAGGACTTCTGGGGGGACGCCCTTTGGGAAGGCCCACGGCGGCTTGGGGTAGAGGCCCCGTTGGAGCGGCTGCCCCTCTTTCAGCGGGCGGGCACCGCCCTGCCCCTTACCGAGCCCCACGCCCCCACCCGTTCGGCCCGCTGGGCCCACCTTGAATTTAGGGTGGCCCTGGGGCGGGAGATCCGGGGGCGGGTTTTTGAGGACGAGGGGGAAGGAGGGGGCCCAGGGGCCTGGAGCGAACTTCTGGGCAGCTTCGATGGCCGGCGGCTCGAGCTGCGCTTTCTGGATCGCTCGAGCCACCCCCGCGAGGCGGTCTTTGCCGAGGTGCGGGGGGTGGCCCCACCGGCCCGCGGGGTGGGCCTGGCCTACCGAGACGGGGTGCTGCGCCTGGATCTGCGCTCGGGGGAGGCCTGGGCCGAGTGGGACGGGTAG
- a CDS encoding HAMP domain-containing sensor histidine kinase: MRVLRRKTVQATPMALPKPTWGLLGGFRSRLMLSLSAVVVLAALLVGGLGFVRFQDTLSREARQDLESVTNAVEQALVIGPEQARLDPGRLPRLVELGSSRFRVMRAEQVFLEIGGRFPTEAAGWLKTERALKEGFVLQAALETRTQNEALQAFWRTELLALPLSLLLALMAAYLLFGYLMRPVRHLTEAAHAIAQQRFPKPVPVPPGQDELSDLAESFNRMTQAVEGFLERERNFARYTSHELRTPLATLRVQVEALEQGLLSPQESLPPIKASLERLERLLAGLLALTRSPQKDPQPVEVGQTLRSVAQHLTPEERSRITLEGDLEAWVLGYEELLQQALGNLLGNALKFSSQTVQVEVRQEAMIHIHILDRGPGVREEDLSRLGNPFLRLQPRVEGMGLGLALVRHITTLLGGRLEFRNRAGGGLEAILSLPRLEVKRG; encoded by the coding sequence ATGCGCGTGCTGCGGCGCAAAACCGTCCAAGCCACCCCGATGGCCCTGCCCAAGCCCACGTGGGGGCTGCTGGGTGGGTTTCGTAGCCGCTTGATGCTCAGCTTGTCGGCGGTGGTGGTGCTCGCGGCCTTGCTGGTGGGGGGGCTGGGGTTTGTGCGCTTTCAGGACACCTTGAGCCGCGAAGCCCGTCAGGATTTGGAGTCCGTGACCAATGCGGTGGAACAGGCCCTGGTGATTGGCCCCGAGCAGGCCCGGCTCGACCCAGGCCGCCTGCCCAGGCTGGTCGAACTGGGCAGTAGCCGGTTCCGGGTGATGCGGGCCGAGCAGGTGTTCCTCGAAATTGGCGGGCGCTTTCCCACCGAGGCCGCGGGCTGGCTCAAAACGGAACGAGCGCTGAAGGAGGGCTTCGTACTGCAAGCCGCCCTCGAGACCCGCACCCAAAACGAGGCCCTCCAGGCTTTCTGGCGCACCGAACTGCTGGCCCTGCCGCTCTCCCTGCTGCTGGCCCTGATGGCGGCCTACCTGCTGTTTGGCTATCTGATGCGCCCTGTGCGACATCTGACCGAAGCAGCCCATGCCATCGCCCAGCAGCGCTTTCCCAAGCCGGTTCCGGTGCCGCCAGGCCAGGACGAGTTGTCCGACCTGGCCGAAAGCTTTAACCGCATGACCCAGGCGGTGGAGGGGTTTCTGGAACGGGAGCGCAATTTTGCCCGGTATACCTCCCACGAGCTGCGTACCCCCTTGGCGACCCTGCGGGTGCAGGTAGAAGCCCTGGAGCAAGGGCTGCTTTCCCCCCAGGAATCGCTCCCGCCCATCAAGGCAAGTCTGGAGCGCCTGGAGCGTCTGCTGGCGGGCTTGCTGGCCCTGACCCGTAGCCCCCAAAAAGACCCCCAGCCGGTGGAGGTAGGCCAGACGCTACGCTCGGTGGCGCAGCACCTAACCCCCGAAGAGCGCTCGCGTATTACCCTGGAGGGAGACCTGGAGGCCTGGGTGCTGGGCTATGAAGAGCTATTGCAGCAGGCCTTGGGCAACCTGCTAGGCAATGCGCTCAAGTTTAGCTCGCAGACCGTACAGGTTGAGGTCAGACAGGAGGCCATGATCCATATCCACATCCTCGACCGGGGGCCCGGTGTGCGGGAAGAAGACCTGTCGCGCCTGGGCAATCCCTTCCTTCGGTTGCAGCCCAGGGTGGAGGGGATGGGGCTGGGGCTGGCCCTGGTACGGCACATCACGACCCTGCTGGGGGGCAGGCTCGAGTTTCGCAACCGGGCGGGGGGTGGCCTCGAGGCCATCCTGAGCCTGCCCAGGCTCGAGGTGAAGCGTGGGTAG
- the dusA gene encoding tRNA dihydrouridine(20/20a) synthase DusA produces MNAYSDLQNQNLHLLSVAPMLDWTDRHFRYLVRLISRRTRLYTEMVVDQSILLGQRPKLLDFNPEEHPVALQLGGSVPEKLAEAAKIGEQWGYDEINLNLGCPSERVQGGGFGACLMLSPDLVAECMAAMRQAVRVPVTAKHRLGVDEVEDYRYVAHFIEKLAGVGIEVFIIHARKAYLRGLSPAENRTVPPLRYEWVYQLKQDFPHLTIVLNGGVRNLEEAQAHLSHVDGVMLGRAVYEDPFVLEQADSKLFGLPHATTRLEVARAMLQYAEAQLERGIPLWAIARHMLNLFKGQPGGRLWRRWLSERACRRGAGVKVLQEALEQVQAEVESRKSRALV; encoded by the coding sequence ATGAATGCGTATTCAGATCTCCAGAACCAAAACCTCCACCTGCTTTCGGTGGCCCCCATGCTGGACTGGACGGATCGGCATTTTCGCTATCTGGTGCGGCTTATTAGCAGGCGTACCCGGCTTTATACCGAGATGGTGGTGGATCAGTCCATCCTGCTGGGCCAGCGCCCCAAACTGCTGGATTTCAATCCCGAAGAGCACCCGGTGGCCTTGCAGCTGGGGGGCTCGGTGCCGGAAAAACTGGCCGAGGCTGCCAAAATTGGGGAACAGTGGGGCTACGACGAAATTAACCTGAACCTGGGTTGCCCCTCGGAGCGGGTACAGGGGGGTGGGTTTGGGGCCTGCCTGATGCTTTCGCCCGACCTCGTGGCCGAATGCATGGCGGCCATGCGCCAGGCGGTGCGGGTACCCGTCACGGCCAAGCACCGGCTGGGGGTGGACGAGGTAGAAGACTATCGCTACGTAGCGCATTTCATCGAGAAGCTGGCGGGGGTGGGCATCGAGGTTTTTATCATCCACGCCCGCAAGGCCTACCTGCGGGGGCTCTCGCCCGCCGAGAACCGTACCGTGCCGCCCTTGCGCTACGAGTGGGTGTACCAGCTCAAGCAGGATTTCCCCCACCTGACCATTGTGCTGAATGGAGGGGTGCGGAACCTGGAGGAAGCCCAGGCCCACCTGTCCCATGTAGACGGGGTGATGCTGGGGCGGGCCGTCTACGAAGACCCGTTTGTGCTCGAGCAGGCCGACTCGAAGCTATTCGGGCTGCCCCACGCCACCACCCGCTTGGAAGTGGCCCGGGCCATGCTGCAATATGCCGAAGCCCAGCTCGAGCGGGGCATCCCCCTCTGGGCCATTGCCCGGCACATGCTCAATCTGTTCAAAGGGCAGCCCGGAGGCCGATTGTGGCGCCGCTGGCTCTCCGAGCGGGCCTGCCGCCGGGGGGCCGGGGTAAAGGTGTTGCAGGAGGCCCTGGAGCAGGTGCAGGCCGAAGTGGAGTCGCGGAAGAGTAGAGCTCTTGTGTAA
- the ispH gene encoding 4-hydroxy-3-methylbut-2-enyl diphosphate reductase produces MVERVYLAKPRGFCAGVVMAIEAVEKAARELRDEGELVVYHAIVHNDVVVKRLQEQHGVHFVEDLAEVEQLRTELAKAGKKLNETVVFSAHGIPPWLRTEAAERNLYQIDATCPLVTKVHSEAKRYAREGYTILLIGDSADHQEIKGTRGEAPENTLLVAVHTHVGRDPRLADPRTVEVPDPEKVVVLTQTTLSVDDTLATIDILKRRFPRLVVPSRHDLCYATKNRQDAVKQIAPQVDLFLVLTSLASSNGMRLLELAQSLVGRAERINTVQDIRPEWLEGVRSLGITSAASTPDDLVQEVVAYFRRQNPGLEVIEEGEWEDIEFREPKRVSPQEVLASRL; encoded by the coding sequence ATGGTGGAGCGAGTCTATCTGGCCAAACCCAGGGGTTTTTGTGCCGGGGTGGTGATGGCTATCGAGGCCGTGGAAAAGGCGGCTCGAGAATTGCGCGACGAAGGGGAGCTGGTGGTTTACCACGCCATCGTCCACAACGATGTGGTCGTCAAACGTCTGCAAGAACAGCACGGGGTTCACTTTGTCGAAGACCTAGCCGAAGTGGAGCAACTGCGCACCGAGCTGGCAAAGGCGGGCAAGAAACTGAACGAAACGGTGGTCTTCTCGGCCCACGGAATTCCGCCCTGGCTGCGTACCGAAGCAGCCGAGCGCAACCTGTACCAGATTGATGCCACCTGCCCCCTGGTCACCAAGGTGCATAGCGAGGCCAAGCGCTATGCCCGGGAGGGCTACACCATCTTGCTGATTGGCGACTCCGCCGACCACCAGGAGATCAAGGGCACCCGTGGCGAGGCCCCGGAGAACACCCTCCTGGTGGCCGTCCATACCCACGTGGGGCGCGACCCCCGCCTGGCCGACCCCCGCACGGTCGAGGTGCCCGACCCCGAAAAGGTGGTGGTGCTGACCCAGACCACCCTCTCGGTGGACGATACCCTAGCCACCATAGACATCCTCAAGCGGCGCTTCCCCAGGCTGGTGGTTCCCAGCCGCCACGACCTGTGCTATGCCACCAAGAACCGTCAGGATGCCGTCAAGCAGATTGCGCCCCAGGTGGATCTGTTTCTGGTGCTGACCAGCCTGGCCTCCTCCAATGGAATGCGTCTATTGGAGCTGGCCCAGAGCCTGGTAGGCCGGGCCGAGCGCATCAACACCGTGCAGGACATACGTCCGGAGTGGCTCGAGGGGGTGCGCTCTTTGGGCATCACCTCGGCGGCCTCGACCCCGGACGACCTGGTACAGGAGGTGGTGGCCTATTTCCGTCGGCAGAACCCCGGCCTCGAGGTTATAGAGGAAGGGGAGTGGGAAGATATCGAGTTCCGCGAGCCTAAAAGGGTTTCGCCGCAGGAAGTTTTGGCAAGCCGTCTTTAG
- a CDS encoding carbohydrate ABC transporter permease: MLTVRQTRLAWLLVLPTLLVVAFVAGYPLAQVFYYSFHRADISFVEPTEFVGFKNYLFLLQDPDFRGALWNTLRFTFVSVFLETVLGLAIALVIHSNFRGRGIVRAAILIPWAIPTVVSAKMWQWMLNDIYGVINVILVNTGLVANKIAFLANPNTVLWAMVAVDVWKTTPFMALLLLAGLQLIPADIYEAADIDGASRWQQFWTLTLPLLTPALVVALIFRTLDALRVFDVIFVMVGVNTATRSLAIYNRQTLIDFQDLGYGSTVSVAILVIIFIFVFLYMRVAGQGVRGED; the protein is encoded by the coding sequence ATGCTCACTGTTCGACAAACCCGTTTGGCCTGGCTGCTGGTCTTGCCTACGCTGCTGGTCGTAGCGTTTGTGGCAGGTTATCCACTGGCCCAAGTGTTTTACTACTCTTTTCACCGGGCCGATATCTCTTTTGTAGAGCCCACCGAGTTTGTGGGTTTCAAGAATTACCTTTTTCTGTTGCAAGACCCCGATTTTAGAGGGGCTCTGTGGAACACTTTGCGCTTTACTTTTGTTTCGGTTTTCCTCGAGACTGTTCTGGGCCTGGCTATTGCGCTGGTGATTCACTCCAACTTCAGGGGGCGGGGCATCGTGCGGGCCGCCATCCTGATTCCCTGGGCCATTCCGACCGTGGTCTCGGCCAAGATGTGGCAGTGGATGCTCAACGACATCTACGGGGTCATCAACGTGATCCTGGTCAACACCGGCTTAGTGGCCAACAAGATCGCTTTCCTGGCCAACCCCAACACGGTGCTGTGGGCCATGGTCGCGGTGGATGTCTGGAAAACTACGCCCTTTATGGCGTTGTTGCTGCTGGCAGGTTTGCAACTCATCCCCGCCGATATCTATGAAGCCGCCGACATTGATGGGGCCAGTCGCTGGCAGCAGTTCTGGACGCTGACCCTGCCGCTCCTGACCCCGGCCCTGGTGGTGGCCCTAATTTTCCGTACCCTGGATGCCTTGCGGGTGTTCGATGTGATTTTTGTGATGGTAGGGGTCAACACCGCTACCCGCAGCTTGGCCATCTATAACCGCCAGACCCTGATTGACTTTCAGGACTTGGGTTATGGTTCGACCGTGTCGGTAGCCATCCTGGTGATCATCTTCATCTTTGTGTTCTTGTATATGCGCGTGGCCGGACAGGGGGTGCGCGGTGAGGACTAA
- a CDS encoding carbohydrate ABC transporter permease: MRTKGLGYYAGRLLFYALVVFIVIYSVFPFYWAVVSSFKTSDALFSSNPSFLPTPFTLTHYQNVFSGAAFGRNLINSLIVAGGATLICLVLGVMAAYALGRLRFPPKNAVLYIVLAMTMFPQVSVLSGMFVLLRETNLFNTHAGLILSYLLFTLPFTVWVLTGYFRGLPRELEEAAYVDGATPIQTLIQVMLPLTGPGLVTTGLLAFIAAWNEYLFALTFTIGNNVRTVPVAIASFGGATPFEIPWGSIMAASVVVTVPLVILVLVFQQRIVAGLTAGAVKG; the protein is encoded by the coding sequence GTGAGGACTAAAGGTTTGGGTTACTACGCCGGGCGGTTACTGTTCTACGCGTTGGTAGTTTTTATCGTCATATACAGCGTCTTCCCTTTCTACTGGGCCGTGGTTAGCAGCTTCAAGACCAGTGATGCCCTCTTCAGCTCCAATCCCAGCTTCTTACCGACCCCCTTCACCCTGACCCACTACCAGAACGTTTTCAGCGGGGCAGCCTTTGGGCGCAATCTGATCAACTCGTTGATTGTGGCGGGGGGGGCCACGCTGATTTGTTTGGTGCTCGGGGTGATGGCGGCCTATGCGCTGGGTCGTTTGCGCTTTCCTCCCAAGAACGCGGTGCTCTACATCGTGTTGGCTATGACTATGTTCCCTCAGGTTTCGGTGCTCTCGGGTATGTTCGTATTGCTGCGCGAGACCAACCTGTTCAATACCCACGCGGGGTTGATTCTCTCGTACCTGCTCTTTACCCTGCCGTTTACCGTCTGGGTACTCACCGGCTATTTTCGTGGATTGCCCCGGGAGCTCGAGGAGGCCGCTTATGTGGATGGAGCCACCCCCATCCAGACCCTGATCCAGGTCATGTTGCCGCTCACCGGTCCCGGTCTGGTCACTACCGGCTTGCTGGCTTTTATCGCGGCTTGGAACGAGTATCTCTTTGCCCTGACCTTTACCATCGGCAATAACGTGCGCACCGTTCCAGTAGCCATTGCTTCCTTTGGTGGGGCCACCCCCTTCGAGATCCCCTGGGGCTCCATCATGGCAGCCAGCGTGGTGGTGACGGTGCCGCTCGTAATCCTGGTGCTGGTCTTCCAGCAGCGCATTGTGGCGGGCTTGACCGCGGGTGCAGTAAAGGGCTAG